The DNA window aaaataaGGAGATTTCGATCATTTTCagccaccaccccccccccccccaaacactACATAACCCTGAATATGTTTCCTCTTTCATTTGCAGGTGtagcatacatttgtacagaaGATGTGTTTCCAAACAAGAGACTTTACCAAATGATACAAAATTTTCAGCAGAGGCTTGATCCAGACGTAGTCAGACAGCTGTCACTTGGTGACCACATATATATAGAACATGCATCAGATCAGGTATTACAtaaaggcgtaaaaaaaaattgtgtggttctgattttaaaataggtggggtaggtagattttttattttaatattttttttttcatgtgtgagtgtctagttcaggttttccattgttttccaaatggtctctgtgttgtttatatcttcatatcagatgtacagccattacagattggaagaatagttttatattgtctttttaagttgatgtcagctTCCACACCTACTATTtgttgcgagacttcacaatttttgcgactttattattatttttctcaaatacgtaaagagaaatgtttagggtcggcgtgaaaaactaggtggggtcaggtaaccggaaccaaacaactttttttatttggtctaATACATCTTTCACAAGGCATGAATCTATCTCAGTAATAGGTCCATGCATAAGAGTATACAGTCACACAGCTCAGGCGTGCTTAAAGGCCAAgatttcagtcccaggttcccaaataagtgttatcttatcagtgaagccatgaTGGTTAGattggattattcttttgttgtggACCAACCTTATGTCTAGGTCTGCCAGACAACTGCTTTTTAACACCTAAGTTTTAATCCCATTATCCACTTATTCCTAAAAAGCTGTTTGAGAAGCATGCTTCTCAGAcagatttgtttgtttttgtggtAGAAAAGtaactgaaaatattgttttcctgAAGATGCtgacaaatacacatgtacctgtTTGTACCACACCATATTCCATGATCTGTATGTACCAAACGACTatgatatgtttgtttgtttgtttgtttgtttgtttgcatttatttgactGTAATGTACAATACTTTGTAGGAAATTAaatctattctgttctgttctattctgtGATAGACAATGGCAGGGATCTATCTAGAATACTACCTCTCTCTACTTGTTTAGTATTAACAGCAAATTAATTCACAAGTATCAAAACAACATAATAGAAAGGGATGAATTATAGATCTCACCGGCCTCTTTGTAAAGTTCTCTTTGTCTAAGTCTGAATTATACTAGGTATTGAAAGCACAATTGTCTTTGTTTTGACCTATCATTTCTATTACATACAACAAAAGTCAGCTTTTTATGTGGCCTGGAAAGAAAACAGAGATGTTGGTTTTACACATGTGTTCACATGacaattttgttacattaaaaataatccACATACAAGGTGATTCTTTTATTCTCATGCTGAAATTTGCACtgtcaaaatatacattgtttGTTGTACACGTTGATACATGGGTGTAGTGTTATAAATTTGGTGAAAACTCTATGGTGAAACAGTTGGTCTGTACTAATGGTTGGCTGGGTGGTAGAAGTGGCAGAGAAAGCATTTGTTTGAAATACAAACAagcaaatgaaaacattacttgGTTTATACCAAGGTGGAGGCcaagggtctatggtttataaACTGAACCGGTCTGTACTGATGctatggatgggtgggtggatgggtgggttggttggtgggttggttgAAACTTGATTACTGTAAGTGACAGGGAAAGTATCTGCTATAAACACAAACTAGCTATCCAAAAAGTTTGAAATgctattttattatatttgcgCATCATTCATATGTTATATTCAAGTATAATTTCAGACAGGCTTGCATGGGCTGTCTTCCTATTCAACTTTTTAATTTGTAGCTGTTAAAACACAGAAATCTGAGACAACTTATGTTTGTCAATTTATGAGACGTAATCAACATGATTATAGTTTAATTGATGGTGTGTTTAATATTTATCACTATTTTGCAGGAAAGTTTATGGCAGTGTATAACACAAAGGATTCCCATTCTTCTGAAGCGTGGCATGATAAAGTTTGTGATTGTTGACTCGGTGGCTGCACTGTTTAGAGGGGAGTATGATGTCGGAGAGATGGCCACAAGGGCACGTCACTTGAGATCATTGGGAGCTTTCTTACATAAACTTTGTTATCAGTACCATATACCAATTGTGTGCGTAAACCAGGTAAGTCACTATAAGCTTAGACTTGTATTAAACTTGTGTGTTAGAAGTTATAGATGCAactttttgttaattttttgtcAGTTGAAAGCTACACCATCTCTTTAGTGCATGGTTATGGTTCAGGCCAGCTTAATTACTCGGCTACTAGCCATTAATTGTATAGTGTACattggcttgatgtccatgtgtaaacagttgtTTATCAACAAACGGTAAATTTGTGAGATGTTGGTAGGATTTGATAACTTGGTGACTGTGTATATATTCCAGCAAGAACATTAACATAAGTCAAGAAAAAAGAGCaaaagttatgaattatgtggattacaaaatattacattacataccaCAGCAAAAGGTGtgctgataaaaaaaaaagtgaatggCGCATGACAAGATTAAAGATATATGAAAAGGGCATGGAGTTACAGTTACTGGAGCTTCAACAAAATTATGTACATGCCAGCTGTTACTTACACCATTTGACCCTACATCTTGGGATGACCATCCTCTCAATATCTACCACTCCAAGTCTCTTTACATCCTTTCATCACTTTCTCAAGAACTGTCTCTTTCAATTTTAGTTTTAACTTTCTCCATATACATCAAGTTTTTTTGGTTTTAcctactgtaaaaaaaattccaacTCATCTCTGCAGTCTGCACCTAAAGTTTGCATGCAGAGATGATGtgcatttattttataaatcttCTTTAGTATTGTTCTTTATTGTTATATCTAGAACACTGTGAACAAGTTACGACAACCTTGTGTGTTCAACAGTGTTGACATAGATTTGTTATCGAACAAAGTGTATAAcagctattattacatatgtaccagcgattacttgcactggtgcacacacatactaagtgatattttcactgcagtgcaatacagaaaacattgcatacctgcatgcaaatgatattcaaatgaaggTGCGGTTGTCTGCTACACACAATCACATGATCATGCTCTGTGATTTGTATCATTTGCCATTTTAGATAgacatatgtaaatataactCAACCCATGCCATGTaggttccagtgtgggtactcaggagtatttgcactcatgcttgcaatgttttctgcttCACTTTCACATGCTACACTCATGAAGGTACTGCTGCAGAGAATTCTGCAAACACTCGTGCAAACACCCCCCTTGCACTcgtgtgtcatggggttctgtcatattgtTTAATCTGTAAAGTTGTCTTACATTTGTGACAGAACTTGCACTTTTCAAACTCTGTAAGGGATGGTCACACAATGTCAAACAACCTCAATAAATGGACTTTGTTTGTTTAGGCCAAACTCCCCTCTCACTCCCccaaacgaacgttcacaaatGTGACATCAACACGTTTATTTTAtacatggtgaaaattgtagtggCCACACCACTACGGTCAAtgcaatataaaaacaaaaataaacacactaAAATATTTACGGAAACCCAGTAGTGTATATCACATAAGCAGTAAAAATTTAATCcctttatcaacatctcagcagTAAATACAGAACCAGTCATCATTGAAGGTGCGAAGGTTTTCTAAATTTGTGTGGTTGGAAGCACACGTAAATAAAGTTTAGCAATTGCATTAACCATAgacccccccaccaccaccaccaccatctatGCATTAACACCAGACCTCCTCCCTCCCTGAATGAATACAGCTTGTGTGACATCATGTGATCATCCCTAGACTTCAAGTTTTTACTTTATAGCTATGTAGGGTTACTTGAGTAATCATGTTTTTTATATGCATTTCTAGTCTTGTCACATGGCATTCAAGTTTTATAATACACCCCTTTGTTGTGTCATGACAATTACACTTTTTGTCCTAGTGACTGTATAATTAATATGTGTATTATTGTATCAGGAGCACTACACAGAGAGATTTGTGAGtagtttttgtatgtatgttagggtAGATCTAACCTAATGCTATGATAACAAACTGGGTGGGACTCCTAAGTTTTGAGATAACCATATCTATTGACAAGTTTTCATATAAAAAAGACCAGAATGGAATTAGAAACACTCACGGTTCAATTCGTTGTAGTTACAGTATACCATAAATTGTTCATTAAAACTTCCTACTTTTTCCAGACACACATGTGCTGTttataaaatgacatcatcagttcaCCTTTAAAGTGTGGGCACCACAAATGACAATGGCAAGTCAACTATCGCCAAACTATTAACGCAGCAACAGACTAAAAGTAGCATTGTAACCCtttgatataagctatcaatGGATGTTGACATACTTGCATTCATAGTAGGGTGATGTCTCTGATAATGAGTTGTTCTCTCATTGATAACTTCAGAATCAACTGGTCTTGTTTACTAGACTTCCAGTGTTTGCACACATAGCCGAAGTACTCATACTCACTATACTTcaattgaaatacaaatgtatgtaatcaatctaccacatgcaacaacaatagttttagtttgtgtctatcttagtttgctgatattttgttttccatagtaatatCTATTCTGACACATGCAAATGAAACCAAATCCTACCTACCCCGGTAGTTTAATATCATCGTTATCTCTGCAATGGTCTCAGAAAGGAGTACTGCCCCCAGCATGAAATCAACACCAGTCCTTCCAGTCCCATTCTTGATTTGACAAAACTCTGATTCCCAGTTTTGGGTGAAAGCTAGAGGTTTGAACTACCCCTACAAAcctctttatttatttatttatttatttatttatttatttatttatttattcattcattcattcattcattcattcattcattcattcattcattcattcattcacttatttattcatccttcatttattcacttatttatctatttatttatcaatttatttgcTAAGTTTCACTGACTTTAAATCAAGCAAACCTTATAAAATACCtattaatatcaaatatgaatttcattttcatagatttcaaaacaattgaaatttgaaatgtgatACAAGAATAAATATagtacaaattgaaaaaaataatagatTGTGTGCATTTCTTCTCTGAAGTTGAGTTTTTGTAATGAATCATTGAGGAAGGACCTGTTGGTATTATGTTTGTTACCATTGTTTTCCTGCCCCTTAATTTACTGATCTCATCACAAGGAGCCCAGCAACCATGTttcaaataaatagataaataaataaacaaacaatatatgcatgggtaaaagaaatattttaaactcatggataactatctatatacaagtacatatgtatatatgggtctgtttactattgaaataatatactctgtttctatatatactatctatACAAACACCACAGTGTActattttaatagtatacaagcccgtatatacatttatacatatttatagatagatatccatgagtttaaagtgatatttcatttaccaaatattctgtttgtttgtttgtttgtttgtttgtgtatttatttatttgtttatttattcatttatctatttatttatttatttatttatttatttatttatttgtaacatgGTTCCTTGGCTCCCTGTGATCTCATCTTGCATGTGTGTTTTTAGATAGATTATCAAAAGCATTCTTTAAAAAATTGGCAAGATTCTGTAACCTCTATCCATGAGTTCTGTCAGTTTCTGTGTTATTACCATTCTATATTTTCCGTCATTTTGCAGGTGACTGCTAACATCGCAGGCAGGAGTGAGCACTGTGGTCAGGATTTCATCCCAGCCCTTGGATTGACCTGGTCCAATATAGTCACATGTAGACTATTGCTATCAAGGACCAACATGACATTAGACGACACTGTTAATACAGGTGGTTTACAATCCACAGTCACTGTTAGAATAATGCAAGCTATGTTTGCACCACATCTACCCAGAGACttctgttattttgttgttgaaagtCAGGGAGTTCGAGGTCTGTTGAAGTGAGACATTGACTGTTAGAGAGTTCCTGGTCCTCTAACAGTGTGAGACATTGAGTTCTAGGTCCTCCCTAATAATGTGATATGTGAGACATTGAATGTCCCAATCCAGGAGGTTCAAAGTCTTCTGTTGTAATGTGAGACATTGACTGTTTGGGCGTTCTTTAATAGTTATCTGCAATGTTGTGAGACATTAATCTCAACTTGTCAGTCTTCTGCTGTGAAGTCAGACACTGTTGGTGGGTTCTTGATCCTCTGCAACAGTGTAGGACTGCTTGACTGCCAAAGATTTGTACTGTCTCTCACCACTCTGTGAGATCAGGCCTAAATCTTCCTGGTTCAAGATTATATTGCAGCTTTCGTGTTACAGTAACAGCAAGTTTTCAGTTTCAACACCAACAAGTTCCTGCTGAAGTAGGAGTCACTTTTAGGTGTAATAATTACATCTGATTCAAAAGGGTTCTGTAGAGATAGTAAAACAAAACAACGagtatattgtattttaccgtcaaataaaaaaaatatgaagttATCatcaaagtggcacaagcttaGTTTATGAGCTTTTTACTTGCGTGAAAATATGATGACCTCTtaaagatattttaaattattttaatacCAATGCATGCCATCTataacattacgattgtcttctgacattgttacatgtaaaacagtTTCTTGTATAGTAACGATTTCTTGAATTTTTTTGATTAGTATGATAAGTTGTATCTTGATACCAAGTTTGAATTCAGTCCATTACAAGGGATGGTTAAGTTTGCTCCAGTAAATACAATATTGTGAGTAACTTATAAATATGCACGCTTTTGCCCCTTTAATTGTAGctctaaatataaataaacaaatatgtttTCCTCACTATGCTTTTACTTTTCAGAGTGAGTAGAATTATCTTTCTTCTACAAACATGTATATAGAGTGTAAATAATAGagtatatttcatttctgatttTATCCAGCCACACTTTGGTTAGACAGAAAAGACGGGTTATGCATGGTGTTAGATGAGAGGTTATAAAATCCTGTACAGTATGTCTTGGTCAAAACTTCcttgtattttttaaatgcaTCGTGTAGATATTTTAGAGGATTGTAAGAACATCAAACTTGGTCATGACAGATATGGACAAAACAGTTTGTGTATAATCTGAAggccattttgaattgaaaTGCAAATGGAATTTGAAATATGACTAATAAAGGTTACAAGTATTTGGTAAAAGTTATCGATGTTcttaataaattaaatatgcaTGGAGCAATCtaatttgtatacagtaaatatgatttgcataaattacatGCAATATAATATGATTGGTGTAAGGCATtgatttgtttgattttcaatcaaACTGTTGAATCTTTTTCTTTATCATGTCCCTGCAAACTCATTTCTATGTTGAAACTAAATTAAACATGTGATGTTCAACATTATAACTGTGTCTTTGCTCCCATCTTGACTGTTCCACAGCAAAAAATTTATGATTTGATAATAATATTGCACTTTTCTATGCTGTATGGTGCTTTATGATTATTAttcctggcatggacctatagcaGCACAACTACCCTTTATACTtaaactccctggggagcatatagactccattgcagcctctgtaagcacataggattaaaatattcacatcaCAACCACCAGGTCCCCAACTATACAATTCAACTATAAAATGATAGCAGTATTAACACGACTAATTGTTGTGTTCATTGTTATGACTTTGGATTGATTATTGATCAAAATGATAATTTCTCTACAGAATACATTGGGAATGTTTGGCCAGTGATGGGAAGGCAACAAGGAGGTCATTGTCCTTTCCTCTCCACAGCTGGAACTTTTGACATGTCAAAAGAAATATGTCACTTTTGAAACAGTATTGACATTGACTGTTGAAAATAAACTCCTATTCTATTAGAAATAGCAAGTTCAAGTTTAGCTGAAGTCAACTTTAAAACACACTCCTAGAACTTAACAAGGGAATTTCACCATACTATGAACAATACAGTTATTCATTCACATGTCAAATATTGCAGTGACATCTTGagtcaacaaaacatttcaatatgcATGCTTTCATATATGCATTGTGTATATTTAGTTCTCATAATATGTCTATTCCTGAGCCCAATTTGCATACTTaaatacaacaatatatattattacatatgtaccagagattacatTCACTGGTGCGTGCGCCTACTAGTGTTATATACTTCATTTACTCATCCTGAGATGATGTATATTCACTGAAACCTATGCTCTACAGTTTCACAGATGTTTCATTACAAGTTTTTCTAccatttatattaattttctgggatattgatattaataattagctaatttgcatattaatgaatttGAATTCAACAGTTTTGCATTCATATTATAATGTCACACACTTCAACAAATTTTTAGTaggataaaaatgttttgttttatctgaTCTCGATCCATCTGCAATCTTTGCTCTTAATAGAATAATACATGTCATTGCTACCATTAGAATAGAGACAGATATCAATGGACAAACTGTtagaaatggggggggggggaataaacaaatgatggattaataacacttgctctgcatgttggaacagcagagacttgtattacacaccatggtttgataggaacagttttatgatctctttatgtgtacatgaattgccaggggaactggaaatttgtttgtgaacatgaactgttatgtaaagtggtcataaaactgttcttatcaaatgatagaatgtaatacaagtctctgtacaaACATGctatgccaagtgttattaatccaattcagttgtttactttccctgtttgtattacaggttccatttgtccacagtctgatgtctgaagttgtaaACTTTAACTATTATCTGCCATCAAACTTGTCACTTTTCTTGACGTAACTAGGCATCATGAGGCTGAAGAATGACTCAAATCAGTAACTTGACTGTATATGACACTGATCATCATGATTTACAAGTACAACCACATATCCAATTTCATTCGTCCTTAATTTGAGAGGTATCAAGTTGGTCCATAAAAGTGTACACTGCCCACCATGAGAGAGCATTATAACATTCTCCCATCATCTGCAATGAAATTCAACATTTATATAACAGTATATATATTGGCTCAATAAAGTTGTCACAACCTTGGCAATATTACAAGATGCATAcatctctgaaaaaaaataattactatGATACCAAAACTAGTGTGAATCACTTGACTTCCTCATACTACTTCTGTACTTTTCTGTAGTGTCTTCAATTAACTTTGACATTCTCAATCACATATGTGATGaaattgataatttgatattgtaacaTTATCTAAACATAAAAGGAaagttaaaatttaaaaatttgatgtttgaaaattgatattatatatgaaCTACAAACAAAATTAGAATAAGTGTAAAAGGTACAAGGATTATTTACAGCCACAGCTACAACTAAAGTTACTTTTTCCCTGATTTTCTGTTCTTATGTTCagcatatttttttatgttgtacTTGCTAACATttaccattctcgcaaaccagagctgttatttttcTTCTGCGGCACTATGAAATAACGGTGCATCTTGGACGGTGCTgaaaaagaggctgtggtttacgatgatgaCATATACATGATTGCCAAGAGATCAAGCCTGATTATCATCCCAAAAATTCACACATTGTTACACAATTGTTGGTGGGTCTGTCTATTTTGCAACAGGCAAATAGCAATGTAAAAAATTGGGGCATATATGTGAAAAATTGCTGGGACATATATTATGTTACATCAATACTGGCGTTCTAAACCTATTTTAAAGTATAAAATGAAGTGCATATTGTATACTCATCATTAGTGTTGCATATCTAAATTACACATAATGTTGAATTGTTTGCAAGCATATCCCATATGTGGATATAAACAGCCCCTCATCAATCAATCCTCACAGATCAAGAGTATAGTTATGCAGAATTTTAGAGAAAATTTATCATAGCTCGGAATATTGACTCATCAGATACAATTGTAGACCTGAACAGTTGACCTTTCTTAGCCTTTTGAGGTATTAAAATCTATGAAATTGTATCTAGTACCTAACTATTAAACGGATTAAGTacaaagagagaaaaaaaatgaaacgcCCACTATATACTTTATCTAATCTTCCATGACAGTAATACCAAACATGCATCATTTATAAGTACTCACAAAGGATGTAGCAAATTGTATTCCTAAAAAATTAATGTTGACAATATTAGTTCTTTACTTTCCAATTCagtttcatacatacatgtaatgcaatagCAATAATTCAGCACAATTTCATAAAAAGTATCCAAATATAAAAactttaatatcatatcatatggaTAACAATGATACTTGGACTTGTCttctatattatatatgatgTGGCGTGCATATTAATAAGGAAAATTTGCATAACttacttattttattttgtacaatatttaaACAAGAGTATTTAGTTACGCTTGGcattaaaaaataattgcaATTCTAGCCTTAATATATTTGATAGACATGACTCGCACATCAATTaggaaatttacatatttttatctaTTTGTATCTTCATGGTTATTAATATTTTACTATGTAAATTTGATTGACAGTACTTGCATGTCAattaggaaaatttacatatcttTACTTATTTGTATCTTGATAAGTATAAGTACTGTTTATTTGATTGACAGTACTTGCATGTCTTTTGGAAAATTGCATATTATTATATTCATAAAAAGAGTAGcattacaaatattgtattgtaaagTTTATACCTTTGCTAATTGTATGGAAGGGATTGcaaaactgtatgtatgtataatgtttgTATAATGAGTAGAAATTAATTACCaagttgacattttatttacttttctaGTAGTATTCTTTCGACCTAGCTGGGCCTATTTTTTCTCAGTTTTTCATCTTGAAATCTCTAGCAA is part of the Glandiceps talaboti chromosome 2, keGlaTala1.1, whole genome shotgun sequence genome and encodes:
- the LOC144444471 gene encoding DNA repair protein XRCC3-like, with the protein product MDLSELELHPRILDGVKKAKLTCPVKILSLSAADLQRQTKLSSKDVKHLLREVALSIPRIPVASALDIHEGKCHPSLTVQTLTTGCKVLDEFLRGGIVCPGITEIAGESAAGKTQLCMQLCLTAQLPHQLNGLDAGVAYICTEDVFPNKRLYQMIQNFQQRLDPDVVRQLSLGDHIYIEHASDQESLWQCITQRIPILLKRGMIKFVIVDSVAALFRGEYDVGEMATRARHLRSLGAFLHKLCYQYHIPIVCVNQVTANIAGRSEHCGQDFIPALGLTWSNIVTCRLLLSRTNMTLDDTVNTGGLQSTVTVRIMQAMFAPHLPRDFCYFVVESQGVRGLLK